The genomic DNA AGATGGCTCGGACCACCTTCCATGAACAACCAGATCACGCTTTTCGCGCGGCCCAGGTAATGGGGGATTTTCGCGGCCGCCGCCGAGACGCTTCGCTGGGGAAGCAGCGCCTGTCCGCTGAGCGCCGAAAATGCCAACGCCCCGAACCCCGAACCCGCCGATTGCAGGAAAGCGCGGCGCGAATTGGGCTGAATGATATTGTTGCAGCTCATCGAAGGTAACAGCTCCTGAACTCTAAAGGTCGACCATCATCGTTGCTGGTGAACGTTTGATAATAACACCCGAACGCCGTATCAACGATGTTTTATCGTCCCCAGCCACCGGTAGGGTTAAATTGTTGCACGACCTGCGTCGCACATCAACAGTTAATCGTGGCCGATTCGATGTCGGAATAGCAGTTGGAGCGTCAAGATGGCCGTTCGCATGACCTTCATTTTGCTGACGCCCCCCTTTTGATCGTATCGCAGAATCAGCGGCACTTCCGAAAAAACACGATTCAACGAACGGAGCTTCAACAGGACGTCGGCCATGCAGGAAAATCCGGTTTCGCTGACTAAATCGTCGCCAAAGCGAGCGAAACCCGCTTGGATTGCCTCGGCACGGTAGGCTCGAAATCCCGAGGTGTAATCTCGGACCCCTTGGGTTGGAAACGTCAGAGAAAACAATAACCGGGCGCCAACACTCAAGAATTTGCGATTCCAAGGTACGCCCACAACTTGGGCGCCGTCGCGAAATCGCGAAGCGATCACGATATCGCTTCCCTCTTTGATCCGGCGGACCATCGAATCGATTAAACCCGCGGGATGCGTATTGTCAGCATCCATCGTCAGAATCACATCGCGGGCGGACGCTAGCTCAGCCGCTTCCCGCAAACCATCCCGCAACGTGGGCCCTAAACCTTGATTTTGGGAATGCTTCAACAAATGAACCGGCATTTGAAATCCGAACTGCCCTGCCAGTTCGGCCGTTGCATCTTGGCTGCCATCGTCGACAACGATCACTTCGTACGGCCAACCGCTGTCCGCAAAGGCTTCGCCCAAGTTGTTCAACAACGATCCCAACGCTTCCTCTTCGTTATACGCTGGTAGCACCACGAACACCTTCGATTTTGGATACGAAGGCGCTGTCAGTGAACTTCGCTGGGGTACTTCCTCGTCCAAGGGGATCGAATCGTGATCGGATTGAAGGTTCATGGCGAGGGATGCCTTGTGTTGCAAAAAGGAGGCGTGAGCTATCAAAGGCACGCACTTCAGTCTCCCGTGCTATACCTTGGTTCTCATTGTAATGGGAACTTAGCGATCGTCAGCTGGAAAATTGCGTTTTGAACCGACGGAAACGTTGCCTGCGAATGGTTCTTCTGGTTACAGGATCCATTGGTTTGGGGTGGATTTTAGGATCTACTGCGTTGCCGAAAACGATCGGCTCGTGCTTCTCGCGATCCCAAGTCGCAGGCGTAAGGGAATTCCCTGCATGCGATTCGTAGAAATGCTCCCACGCCATTAGGTGGTTTGCGGAGTGCATTAGGTCGCGGTTTACGGTATTGTAGTCTCCTTAGGCGGTGTTGAGGCTTATTCGCCTGCTTTATAGGTGGGTGCGTGGGGGATGGCATCGCCAAACGCGCGGTTAGCTGCGAAAAAGTTGGCGGTGTTGCGGTCGAATGGGGGCGGATACCGACGGCATCTCGGTGCTCCCGAACGGAAACTCTGGCGCGAATAGATTGCAAGGTCATTGAAGTGAAGGCAGGTGAAGAAAAGATATTGCTCGTCGCGCAGCATCACGGTGCCAAGGGGGAAATTGTCTATCGCGCGATCGTCATCCCTCGTCAAGACGATGCGAAAAGCGATATCTGTGATGTGTTGGTGTTAGGCCAGCCGCAATGGCGTGATCCGGCAACCGTGATTTTGACGCTGCTGGAACACGATTTGGACGCTTATTCGGCGATCATCCTCGACCCGCAGTTACCCGCTGGAATTGCGGATGAACTGCTTGCCCAATTGGGCCCTGCGACAACTTGCATTGTCGCGACGAGCGATACCGATATGAAAAGCACGCTTGAATCGCTGTATCGGGAGGCGAAGGCCAGCGGACTTGAATCCGATGAAAATGCTCCCATGCATCCGCTGATGCAATCGGCCACCGACGCGACGCAGTGCGTCGCTCAGCGGGAACGGTTGGCATCGATCGGTTTGGCCGTTGCATCGGTGGCACACGAGACCCGCAATGCACTGCAGCGAATTCAGGTCCATCTTGATTTACTGCGGCTCAACGAAGGGAATGCGGCTCAGCGAACGAACGATCTGCAGTCGATCGAAGAGGCGAACCGGTGCCTGTGGACTTTGTTCGGTGAATTGCAAGACTTCAGTGCTCCGCTGCGGCTCCATTGCGTGTCGACTTCCTTGCGACAGATTATTCAACATGCCTGGGACAGTCTTCGGTCACTTCCAGCGTGGTCGCAGACCGAGTTGCTATTGGAGGTTCCCGACCGGGTATTGTTCATCGATCCGGTTCGGATCGAACAGGTCTTTCGAAACCTGATGGAAAACGCGATCGACGCGGGTCAAGAAAACGCCTCACTCCATATCACCGCGACCGATATCCAATTCGATGATCGGGATGCGATCCAGGTCACGGTTCGAGATTGCGGTTCGGGGCTTCGACCGGAGGATCGCGAAAAGGTGTTCGAAGCCTTTTACACGACCAAAAGCAGAGGGACGGGGCTGGGGCTTCCGATCTGCCGGCGGATTGTGGAGGCCCACGGTGGTCGGATATTCATCGACCCCAGCGTTTCCGACGGTACCGCTTTTCAGATCGTGCTTCCGATCGCCGATACCGCGGACGAATAGCCGGCAATGCGATTTGGAATCCGTTGACACCATTGCCAACGACCACGCGTCATGGATTGGAGTCTGACTTGATCGTTGAAGTCTCGATGACAAGGCAGGGCGTGCCGCGCGACTATTCTGCGTTCGCTTCGAGAGTGGCGTTCAATAGATCAAAGCTGACGCTGGTTGCCCCTGCGTCGCGGGCATCGCGGATCAGAAGCTTGATCGATTCCAGCAGCACGTCTTCACTTTGAATTGCGTCAGCCGGAGGCTGTGTTTCGATCGCGTGGGGCGTGGCTTCCAGGCGATCGAAGCGGGCGACTTGATTGCGTCCGTTGCGTTTTGCGAAGTAGAGGGCTTGGTCGGCTTGTTCGAGCAACTGATCGGCCGATTCCGCTCCCAGATCACCGCTCGAGCAACCCAGGCTGGCGGTGACGCGGAGTTGTGGAAATTGCAACGCTTCGATTGCCGTCCGGAATCGTTCTCCCGCACGGGCCACCCCGTCGATATCGATGTGCGGTAGCAGAATGCAAAACTCCTCGCCACCATATCGGCAAACAAAATCGGTGTCGCGAGCCGTCGCCAACAACGCTGCGGAAACACCTTTCAGGACCTCGTCGCCAACGGCGTGCCCAAACGAATCGTTGATCCCTTTAAAGTGATCGACATCGACCATCAAGCAACTGACGGGGTGCTTGTACCGGAAAGCCGATTTCCAGGTCTGTTCGAGATGTTCAAAGAACGACCGTCGATTGAGGCACGAGGTCATCGGATCGCGGGTGGCAAGAAATCGCAGTTGTTCGTTTTGCTCCTCTAGAACCGAGACATCATCCAAACTCAATAGCATCCCTTTGCAGTCCCCCTGCTTGTTGAGGATGCGACTGGCGTTGGGCTTTAGCGTTCGCTTGGAGCTCGGCGATTGTTGAAGCTTGATATTCTCAAAGTCCACTGGATTGTCGCCATGCATCTCGCTCAACAATTGGCTGAGCGGACGATTGTCCTGCGTTTCCCAGGGAAGCGAATCGATGTTTTTTCCCTGGCAGACATCGACACTGCAACCAAGCATGTCGGCAAAGGGCTGGTTGGCGAGATTGATGCGAAATTTTTCGTCCAGCACGACAACGCCTTCGGCCATCGTGTTGAGCGCCGCACGCACGCGTTCCGGAATCGCTTGGTCGGGATCAAGTTGGTTGAAGCAGCGGCGCAGCAAGATCGAGAATCCAAGCATGCAGGCCAGCGAGGTTAGCACGATGAGCTTCACCGAAGGTAATGCCAGGAAGCCGAGCAGTCCCGCGGCGATTGGCGATTGAAAACAGACCTCGATTTGTCCCCAAGCTTTATCGCCCTGTAATACCGGCACCTGAATGCAGGTGCTTGACGACAGATCGCTAGTGCGTTGGCTCCAGTGGTCCGAGTGCTTACCCGTTTCAAAATCAAGCGTCCCGTCCATCCGCCGGCAGGCTGCTGACAAGACCTCTGGATTGCGTGCTTTTAACGAACGAAGCGCCACTTCGACCGCCATCCAATCGTTTCGTGAGGCAAATTGCGAACAGCTGACCGCCACCGCTTCGCACAGCCGTGTGCGGGACTGAATCTGCTGTGCCGCGCCGTCGTTCAATAGACCCGTCATTCGCAACGCCAGCAAAACGGTCGCGGTCCACATCGACATCGCCAATGCTATTCGGGTCGTGGTGCCAAATCGTTTCATGTCACAAGGAACTTTATTAAGTGTTGGGAGGATAATCCCGGGAGAGATCGAATGCGTTTTATGCGGGCTCGGTCGGTTTTTGTCCGCTGGCAATATCCAGCAGTGATTCATGGTCGCAACTGGAAGCGGTCGACAACCGATCCCAGTTTTCCGAAAGCACAGGCAACGGATCGAACGAAACCCAAATCGGCATCGACGACATTAGCTTGGTCAACAGCACGCTGCCGCGCAGTAACCAGGCGACCTGAGCGAGCGAAAAACCGGTCGCCAGCACGACCGCGGATCCCGCGACCAATTCGATCGCTTCGGCGTCTTGCGCTACTTCTTGCTCGACTTCGTCGATCTTTGCAAACAGCTGCGCACTGTCGAATGCCGTCGGCATCGCGAGGATCGGACTTGTAAATGGCATGGGGACTGCTGCGGCAGGAGGAGCTTCCGGAGCGGCTGCTGCGCCGGTGTCCGCCGCAGCCGCGTCGACGTGGGCAATGGCCGGTCCGCTGCTGCGATACAACGACCGCGCAGCGGCAACTGGGTTGTTGAAAGTGTGTTGCGCAAACGGTTGAGGCTGGATCGGGTGGAAGGTTTGCAGCGGTGCCAAGTTGGGGACTGGCAGTGGATCGGCGATTCCATTTTCGGTTGACGCCGCAGGCGCGTTCCGTGGTGCGGCCGCCGCCCCTGCCGCAGCGGGATCTTCTGGATTTCCCTTGTCGGCCGGCCCTGCTTTGCTTTCGGCAGTGCGCGGCTTCGCATCATTGGACGCTGCTTTATTCTGAGCGACGCGCGCCGGTTCGTTCATATCGCGGACCGATTTCTCCATACCTTGCATCACGCCTTGCATCGCCATTCCTTGGGTCATTCCCATTTCGGCAAAGATCGTATTCATCGCTTCTCGAGCACTTGCCATGCTGGGGACGGTGTTTGCCATTTCAGCGTGTGGCAGCGCAGCAACCGTTTGTCGATTTCCTCCCGCATAAGGGTTCGATTGCGCGATCATTGTCCACGACTCCTGCTCCCAATCGTTGGTGCCAGGTTCGGGCGACTCTTCACTCGCGTCCGCAAGCGGGTTCCATTGCTCGATCTCGACATAGGAGTCTTCAAAGGCGAGGAACTCGATGTCGATCAGCAACCGCTCCAGGCCGCTCGGCTTGTGAACTAAGCGAGCCGGCGCGTTGGATCCGTCGTCGAAGAGAGCGAAGTCCTGCTGTACCCCAGCGACGAGAAAGGTGTCGTTACCGCTGCGGCCATCGACCACGTAGGCGGCGTGTGATTCTTCAATGACATCG from Rosistilla carotiformis includes the following:
- a CDS encoding glycosyltransferase family 2 protein, whose protein sequence is MNLQSDHDSIPLDEEVPQRSSLTAPSYPKSKVFVVLPAYNEEEALGSLLNNLGEAFADSGWPYEVIVVDDGSQDATAELAGQFGFQMPVHLLKHSQNQGLGPTLRDGLREAAELASARDVILTMDADNTHPAGLIDSMVRRIKEGSDIVIASRFRDGAQVVGVPWNRKFLSVGARLLFSLTFPTQGVRDYTSGFRAYRAEAIQAGFARFGDDLVSETGFSCMADVLLKLRSLNRVFSEVPLILRYDQKGGVSKMKVMRTAILTLQLLFRHRIGHD
- a CDS encoding sensor histidine kinase, with protein sequence MKAGEEKILLVAQHHGAKGEIVYRAIVIPRQDDAKSDICDVLVLGQPQWRDPATVILTLLEHDLDAYSAIILDPQLPAGIADELLAQLGPATTCIVATSDTDMKSTLESLYREAKASGLESDENAPMHPLMQSATDATQCVAQRERLASIGLAVASVAHETRNALQRIQVHLDLLRLNEGNAAQRTNDLQSIEEANRCLWTLFGELQDFSAPLRLHCVSTSLRQIIQHAWDSLRSLPAWSQTELLLEVPDRVLFIDPVRIEQVFRNLMENAIDAGQENASLHITATDIQFDDRDAIQVTVRDCGSGLRPEDREKVFEAFYTTKSRGTGLGLPICRRIVEAHGGRIFIDPSVSDGTAFQIVLPIADTADE
- a CDS encoding sensor domain-containing diguanylate cyclase, encoding MKRFGTTTRIALAMSMWTATVLLALRMTGLLNDGAAQQIQSRTRLCEAVAVSCSQFASRNDWMAVEVALRSLKARNPEVLSAACRRMDGTLDFETGKHSDHWSQRTSDLSSSTCIQVPVLQGDKAWGQIEVCFQSPIAAGLLGFLALPSVKLIVLTSLACMLGFSILLRRCFNQLDPDQAIPERVRAALNTMAEGVVVLDEKFRINLANQPFADMLGCSVDVCQGKNIDSLPWETQDNRPLSQLLSEMHGDNPVDFENIKLQQSPSSKRTLKPNASRILNKQGDCKGMLLSLDDVSVLEEQNEQLRFLATRDPMTSCLNRRSFFEHLEQTWKSAFRYKHPVSCLMVDVDHFKGINDSFGHAVGDEVLKGVSAALLATARDTDFVCRYGGEEFCILLPHIDIDGVARAGERFRTAIEALQFPQLRVTASLGCSSGDLGAESADQLLEQADQALYFAKRNGRNQVARFDRLEATPHAIETQPPADAIQSEDVLLESIKLLIRDARDAGATSVSFDLLNATLEANAE